One genomic region from Sciurus carolinensis chromosome 2, mSciCar1.2, whole genome shotgun sequence encodes:
- the LOC124970820 gene encoding translation initiation factor IF-2-like, translated as MAERDSTNTPVAAEALIAAAAPLALHRIPPGAPPWLPAAPAPLGVGPCRRPPRAGRRAPNTAPSAVPRQASGVPRALQRRPGCAGLRRSPGRLLRCAPATGARAQRRTSCETILFPLF; from the exons ATGGCCGAGAGGGACAGCACAAACACCCCGGTGGCCGCAGAGGCACTCATCGCCGCCGCCGCGCCGCTCGCCCTTCACCGCATCCCTCCAGGCGCCCCGCCCTGGCTTCCGGCGGCTCCCGCGCCCCTCGGCGTCGGCCCTTGCAGACGCCCGCCCAGGGCCGGGCGCCGCGCCCCCAACACCGCACCCTCAGCGGTCCCTCGGCAGGCCAGCGGTGTACCCCGCGCCCTGCAGCGCCGGCCGGGATGTGCAGGGCTGCGGCGCAGTCCAGGGAGGCTTCTTCGCTGTGCTCCTGCCACCGGTGCCAGGGCTCAGCGGCGA ACATCCTGTGAGACTATCCTGTTTCCACTGTTCTAA